From Molothrus ater isolate BHLD 08-10-18 breed brown headed cowbird unplaced genomic scaffold, BPBGC_Mater_1.1 matUn_MA704, whole genome shotgun sequence, a single genomic window includes:
- the LOC118701190 gene encoding GTPase-activating Rap/Ran-GAP domain-like protein 3 isoform X2 — MARRMASARSARAGSFCWHSARSLEKLEKSPRDIFHPEIQKDLLVVEGQEGSVNFKFGILYAKDGQLTGDEMFSHGQGRTLVSRSSDSALPEKIQRV, encoded by the exons ATGGCCCGGAGAATGGCGAGCGCAAGGAGCGCGCGGGCTGGatccttctgctggcacag tgccaggagtcttgagaaactggagaagagcccaagagacatttttcatcctgagatacaaaag GATTTATTGGTTGTTGAAGGGCAAGAG ggatcggtgaattttaaatttggaatcCTCTATGCTAAGGATGGTCAGCTTACAGGTgatgaaatgttcagtcatg ggcagggaaggactctCGTATCCCGGTCGTCAGACTCAGCGCTGCCCGAGAAGATACAGAGAGTGTAA
- the LOC118701190 gene encoding GTPase-activating Rap/Ran-GAP domain-like protein 3 isoform X1, whose translation MARRMASARSARAGSFCWHSARSLEKLEKSPRDIFHPEIQKDLLVVEGQEVSTSLTTSCSQTRPGSVNFKFGILYAKDGQLTGDEMFSHGQGRTLVSRSSDSALPEKIQRV comes from the exons ATGGCCCGGAGAATGGCGAGCGCAAGGAGCGCGCGGGCTGGatccttctgctggcacag tgccaggagtcttgagaaactggagaagagcccaagagacatttttcatcctgagatacaaaag GATTTATTGGTTGTTGAAGGGCAAGAGGTGAGTACAAGCCTAACTACTTCTTGCTCACAGACCCGTCCG ggatcggtgaattttaaatttggaatcCTCTATGCTAAGGATGGTCAGCTTACAGGTgatgaaatgttcagtcatg ggcagggaaggactctCGTATCCCGGTCGTCAGACTCAGCGCTGCCCGAGAAGATACAGAGAGTGTAA
- the LOC118701188 gene encoding uncharacterized protein LOC118701188, which translates to MDPMTIITLLTVLLIETLPPPANPWIVPQPKANVWRTLAQAMGQEHICLDLGSAEDPMSSCLVGIPLPPFEFPYPFNVTYNPPLMVDAQNAWRDGLRKLTPLQSDPPELHLVGSARASACIWFQYSPLFGSSRYSFIGPPSPEYQAAQWCNFTIRLPFASTSDTKPLALPRGTFFICGDRAWAGIPPRLAGGVCTFGKLTLLNPNVTQIRDWKYKRSQSKLAISKRDLRDFDPDCDSKIEHWAKPKSVALTLFLPWVSIAKSLGELGRLECWVAKQANFTSAALTDLLADEETTRKATLQNRAAIDFLLLLHHHSCEEFEGLCCLNLSSKAEDARVSIRKMKELVHEVKSETSDWLGNLFKGWGLSGWAGSIVRSVLYFVLVIFIIVIACSLMWGLVKTAQETTAA; encoded by the coding sequence ATGGACCCGATGACCATCATTACCCTCCTGACAGTCCTCCTTATCGAGACTCTACCACCACCTGCGAACCCCTGGATAGTTCCCCAGCCAAAGGCGAACGTGTGGAGGACCCTCGCTCAAGCCATGGGGCAGGAGCACATCTGCCTGGACCTTGGCTCTGCTGAAGACCCGATGTCGTCCTGCCTAGTGGggatccctctccctccttttgaGTTTCCTTACCCCTTTAATGTTACTTACAATCCGCCCCTCATGGTAGACGCCCAGAACGCCTGGAGGGACGGGCTCAGGAAATTGACCCCCCTGCAGTCCGACCCCCCAGAGCTCCATCTAGTCGGCTCCGCTAGAGCATCGGCTTGTATCTGGTTTCAGTATTCCCCCCTTTTCGGTTCCTCGAGGTACTCCTTCATCGGGCCGCCTAGCCCGGAGTACCAAGCAGCGCAATGGTGCAATTTCACCATCCGGTTGCCCTTTGCATCTACCTCAGACACCAAACCGCTGGCGCTGCCCCgaggaacatttttcatttgcgGAGACCGGGCATGGGCTGGCATCCCCCCTCGTCTGGCCGGAGGCGTCTGTACGTTTGGCAAGCTGACGCTGCTTAACCCCAACGTCACTCAAATTAGGGATTGGAAATATAAGAGATCGCAGTCTAAATTGGCAATATCCAAAAGAGATCTTCGTGATTTCGACCCAGACTGCGACTCCAAAATTGAACATTGGGCCAAACCAAAATCGGTCGCGCTCACTCTCTTTTTGCCGTGGGTGTCGATCGCGAAGTCTCTGGGTGAATTGGGCCGCCTGGAGTGTTGGGTGGCAAAGCAAGCAAATTTTACCTCGGCTGCCTTGACTGACCTCCTCGCAGACGAGGAAACAACTAGGAAGGCGACCTTGCAAAATCGGGCGGCCATCGACTTCCTCCTGCTACTCCACCACCACAGCTGTGAGGAATTCGAGGGCCTGTGCTGTTTAAATCTGTCATCCAAGGCAGAAGATGCGAGGGTCTCCATACGCAAGATGAAAGAGCTCGTCCACGAGGTTAAGAGTGAGACATCGGACTGGCTGGGGAACCTGTTCAAGGGCTGGGGACTGTCAGGATGGGCCGGGTCCATAGTTCGGTCTgtcttatattttgttttagttatatTCATAATTGTCATCGCCTGCTCCCTAATGTGGGGATTGGttaaaacagcacaagagacaaCTGCCGCCTGA